In one window of Mytilus trossulus isolate FHL-02 chromosome 7, PNRI_Mtr1.1.1.hap1, whole genome shotgun sequence DNA:
- the LOC134726730 gene encoding uncharacterized protein LOC134726730 yields the protein MSSKLTFMSWNCRGIMSSVPYLVECLKNHNVDICALQEHWLRRHCVNVLESIDSTYSSVNPKCVDDDYPEAFTIRMEGGVTFIVKSSIVKYVESIDIEDTRITGIEIHTIHSENIYCFCVYLPASSKPFEHFRIYVERLYDIYMIYSQLGTVIILGDINAKVNGPRSFNSVKDKRSVTFAKFLDELRLVSLHLQSFGEGSTFTFQSYESGPSTAIDHILISKDNISLIDSARVLDDHSFNVSDHHPIIAKLKLDNTVIADTETIIKQSKVSWNKAREKNNLEDFSFATSQHLWGVEIPSLGCPNCDIECYYSNIVDAIQQAETETLPHKTFVKYLKPYWTHHVKALHENMASKRQQWISCNRPRGEHVIFQEYKSAKRNFRRELRNAYQTHMQETYNSLEKDFDIDQKRLWSFLNKNKKSKSCLSKLIVNGRQCSTQDDILDGWADHFESIFKQNTESEPVSDKERAITKTVEVAHKDFRGIFYDNTKLHITVNEVEKVLKCLKIIKRLDWITSNMNI from the coding sequence ATGTCCAGCAAACTAACATTTATGTCATGGAATTGTAGAGGGATTATGTCAAGTGTCCCATATTTAGTGGAGTGCTTGAAAAACCACAATGTTGATATATGTGCTTTACAGGAACATTGGTTGCGTAGACACTGTGTAAATGTACTCGAAAGTATTGATTCGACTTATTCATCAGTAAATCCAAAATGTGTTGATGATGACTACCCTGAAGCGTTTACAATTCGCATGGAAGGTGGTGTGACTTTTATTGTTAAATCTTCAATTGTCAAATATGTTGAAAGTATTGATATAGAGGACACACGCATAACAGGAATAGAAATTCACACCATTCACTCAGAGAATATATATTGTTTCTGCGTATACTTACCTGCATCGTCAAAGCCATTCGAACATTTTAGAATTTACGTTGAGCGACTGTAcgacatatacatgatatactctCAGCTAGGTACGGTCATCATTCTTGGCGATATAAACGCCAAAGTAAATGGACCGAGATCATTTAATTCCGTTAAAGATAAACGATCAGTAACATTTGCGAAATTTTTGGACGAATTGCGTCTTGTTTCCTTACATTTACAATCCTTTGGGGAAGGCAGTACATTTACATTTCAGTCGTATGAAAGTGGTCCATCTACTGCTATAGACCATATTTTGATATCAAAGGATAATATCAGTCTGATTGATTCGGCAAGAGTATTAGACGACCATTCGTTTAATGTTTCGGATCATCATCCAATTATAGCCAAGCTAAAATTAGACAATACAGTAATTGCAGACACggaaacaataataaaacaatctAAGGTATCATGGAATAAGGCTCGAGAAAAGAACAATTTGGAAGACTTCTCTTTTGCAACTTCACAGCATCTTTGGGGAGTGGAGATACCGAGTTTAGGATGTCCCAATTGTGATATAGAGTGTTATTATTCGAACATCGTCGATGCAATACAACAAGCTGAAACAGAAACTTTACCACACAAAACTTTCGTAAAATACCTTAAACCATACTGGACTCATCACGTAAAAGCGCTGCATGAAAATATGGCTTCAAAACGCCAACAATGGATTTCTTGTAATAGGCCAAGAGGTGAACACGTCATATTTCAAGAATACAAATCAGCCAAACGAAATTTTCGACGGGAATTACGAAATGCATATCAAACGCATATGCAAGAAACATATAATTCACTCGAAAAGGATTTCGATATAGATCAAAAACGTCTCTGGTCATTtctgaacaaaaataaaaagtctaaaaGCTGCTTATCAAAACTAATTGTAAATGGAAGACAATGTTCGACTCAGGATGATATCTTAGATGGATGGGCAGATCACTTCGAGTCAATCTTCAAACAAAATACCGAATCAGAACCGGTTAGTGACAAGGAACGGGCTATAACCAAGACTGTTGAGGTTGCTCACAAAGATTTCAGAggaatattttatgataatactaAGCTACATATTACAGTTAACGAAGTGGAAAAGGTATTGAAGTGCCTAAAAATAATAAAGCGTCTGGATTGGATAACATCGAATATGAACATCTGA
- the LOC134726729 gene encoding uncharacterized protein LOC134726729, whose product MSSSKPILCGPCHKGEVTTKADIWCYNCDEGLCSTCLKHHKRSKGTCDHKTIDIKSYKPSIQTIKTECDKHGQQLNLYCPSHLMPCCDECISTSHSKCTGIKSLAGVVDKTKIEKSKESVETDIHYILKVLETIINNKSKNIKTGENQCVSIKKSVKGIRQEINKHLDHLEKKLCQETDTTWNQEKSKATDFISEIEAKSKSLREMKEHLQTVITNTSKLQSFLGVHQIDQQVHQCHRYVEDLDDDVRTKEFDIKMKQNNEIEKILSKLGSLKSLGEVTVRKTEVAMNIDTSVKKEAQVELQEQSNINNMTMNIETKIEINMKKSISDMICLMDGRVIVVEQLGKVSLLTFDGKLQKQLPIPDVAWSVTQINQNTIAITYPYEAAIKIFNTEKEMVTKVITLDRACWGLSFSNNSLAVGLSTDKIRIIDLEGNTLKSIQVESESDLEYLVYCNDRVIYSDYEGKAVYCYDGSGKQIWQYTQDLSGPMGLCIDIYGNIIVADVGSYRIIVISKDGQNSTILISEKDGLEDPGCICFKHNESSGFICEHYNKYLKKINLSYR is encoded by the coding sequence ATGTCATCCAGTAAACCTATACTATGTGGACCTTGTCATAAAGGGGAAGTAACCACTAAAGCTGACATCTGGTGTTATAACTGTGACGAAGGATTATGCTCAACATGTTTAAAGCATCACAAAAGATCCAAAGGAACATGTGATCATAAAACCATTGATATCAAAAGTTATAAACCATCCATCCAGACCATCAAAACAGAATGTGACAAACACGGTCAACAGCTTAACTTGTACTGTCCCAGTCATTTAATGCCTTGCTGTGATGAATGCATTTCCACTAGCCATTCAAAATGTACCGGAATAAAAAGTTTAGCAGGTGTCGTGGATAAAACAAAGATTGAAAAATCAAAGGAATCTGTAGAGACAGacatacattatatattaaaagtattgGAAACAATAATCAACAACAAAtccaaaaacatcaaaactgGAGAAAATCAGTGTGTTAGCATAAAAAAGTCAGTGAAAGGAATTAGAcaggaaataaataaacatttagatCACTTAGAGAAGAAGTTATGCCAAGAAACAGATACCACTTGGAAtcaggaaaaatcaaaagcaacTGATTTCATTTCTGAAATTGAAGCGAAATCAAAAAGCTTGAGGGAAATGAAAGAACATTTACAAACAGTCATAACAAATACTTCTAAGCTCCAATCCTTTCTTGGTGTACATCAGATTGATCAACAAGTACACCAATGTCACAGATATGTCGAAGATCTGGATGATGATGTTAGGACCAAAGAATTTGACATCAAAATGAagcaaaataatgaaatagaaaaaatactaAGTAAATTAGGATCATTAAAATCCTTAGGAGAAGTAACAGTTAGAAAGACAGAAGTAGCCATGAATATAGACACTAGTGTGAAGAAAGAAGCACAAGTAGAATTACAAGAACAATCCAACATAAACAACATGACCATGAATATAGAGACAAAGATAGAGATCAACATGAAGAAGTCAATAAGTGACATGATTTGTCTGATGGATGGAAGAGTTATAGTAGTGGAACAGCTTGGTAAAGTTAGTCTACTTACTTTTGATGGCAAACTACAGAAACAATTACCCATACCTGATGTTGCCTGGAGTGTTACACAGATCAATCAGAACACTATTGCCATAACTTATCCTTATGAGGCAGCCATTAAGATCTTCAATACGGAGAAGGAAATGGTTACCAAAGTCATCACATTAGACAGAGCATGCTGGGGATTATCATTCTCCAATAATTCTCTGGCTGTAGGTTTGAGTACTGATAAAATCCGTATCATAGACTTGGAAGGAAATACACTGAAGTCAATACAAGTTGAGAGTGAATCAGACCTGGAGTACCTTGTTTACTGTAATGACAGAGTAATCTATAGTGACTATGAAGGTAAAGCAGTATACTGTTATGATGGATCAGGTAAACAGATCTGGCAATATACACAGGATTTATCGGGACCAATGGGACTTTGTATAGATATCTATGGTAACATTATTGTAGCAGACGTTGGCTCATATAGAATAATAGTAATATCAAAAGATGGACAGAATAGTACAATACTGATAAGTGAAAAGGATGGGCTGGAGGATCCTGggtgtatttgttttaaacataatgaGTCTTCAGGTTTTATTTGTGAACACTATAACAAgtacttgaaaaaaattaatttatcatATCGATAA